GTGCGGGATGAGGACCTGTCACAGTGGGACACATTGGTGATCATGTCTGGGGATGGGCTGCTGTACGAGGTGAGCAGCATGTGGGCATCCCCCCGGCCAGGGTGGGTAGAGAGCCAGGACAAGAGGGGTACCTGCGGCAGGAGCCAAGCTTCGAGAcacaaaggcaggcagggaatgGCAAAGGAGAGATGGCATCTGGCTAGGGGCTCTGcgggctctgctccccccaggctgggcaggggccACTGGGTTCCCTGCCCCCTTGGGTGCCACAagctccctccatccctgcaggtgGTGAATGGGCTCATGGAGCGGTCGGACTGGGAGGATGCCATGAAGAAGCCACTGTGCATCTTGCCCGGGGGCTCTGGGAATGCCCTGGCTGCCTCCATCAACCACTACGCAGGGTGAGCATCGGCTCCGCTGCCAGCACCGCACTGGCTGGCACCGCACAGGCTGGCACACGTGGCTGTGCTGACACGGAGGCAGGGGGGATGAGGGAAGCAAAAGGCTGTGCATAGCTCCAGCCCAGGggaggggtgctgggctgcccagcacGGGGGTGCCTGTCTGGGTCCCCATCTCCCTGCAGGCtggtgcagcacagccccagctgggccCTGTGACCATCAGGTTGCATCCCTGCGTCGTCAGctccccccaggcccttcctcctctctgggCTCTGAGTCTGGCAAAGCTTTACCCTGAAGGATCCACCCTGGGGCACAGCTGatcctgctgcagggaagggggacTGGGATTGCCCTGGCCCAGCAGCCCCAACTCAGTTCCCTCTTTCAGGAGCTGGTTTATCCTTCCAACCCCCAGCAACGCCTCTCCCATCAGCTGTCCCTGAGGGACACTGGCACCCAGCTGAGATACATCCCAGCCGTGACACAGGGGTGAGGGTTGCGCATGGATGCTGTGACAGCAGGAGAGGCCCCGAGCTGGGTCCAGCCCAAACTCACCCTCTCCATCCCTTGCAGCAATGATCACGTTGCCAAGAAGAAGCTGCTGACGAACTGCACCTTCATCCTCTGCAAGGGGCTGCACACGCAGATGGACCTGGTCTCGCTGAGCACGGCCTCAGGCAAGCGCCTGTTCTCCTTCCTCGGCTTCGGCTGGGGCTTCATCTCGGATGTGGACATCGACAGTGAGAAGTACCGCTGGCTGGGCAATGCCCGCTTCACCCTGGGCACCCTTCAGTGCCTGGCCAAGCTGCGGGTATACCAGGGCCGCCTCTCCTACCTGCCTGCTGTCCCCGAGCAGGACACCTCCTCGGCACCCAGGGACCCCCCCTTGCCTGTCACCAATGGCCAGCCTAGCCACGTCCCGCCGCCAGCGGGGACGGATGTGCCTGGGTCTCTGCCCAACGACTCGCTGCTGGTGCCGCTGGGCCAGCCAGTGCCGGCGCACTGGACAGTGGTCCCTGAGGAGGAGTTTGTCTCTGTCTATGCCATTTACCAGTCCCACCTGGGCACTAACCTGCTGATGGCACCGGCGGCCCGGCTGCACGATGGCTGCATCCACCTCTTCTACCTGAAGGCTGGCATCAGCCGCGTGGCGCTGCTGAAGCTCTTCCTGGCCATGGCCAGGGGGACTCACCTGGACTTGAACTGTCCCCACCTGTGCTACGTCTGTGTCCGGGCTTTCCGCCTGGAGCCGCGCGCAGCCACAGGCATCATGACAGTGGATGGCGAGGCGCTGGCTTGTGAGCCCGTGCAGGGCCAAATCCACAGCCGCCTCTGCCGCATCCTCAGTGGCTCCTGAGCTGCCAGGTTCGGCACCcctgtggtgctgagctgccgGCACAGCCCAGCACGAGGGCAGCAGAGCCTTCCTCCCACTCAGgaacctccttctcctcctcctcccataGCAATAGCTCTTGGGGGCTGTGGGTACTCATGCCCTTGCTTGCCCCCATGCTTAGCTTTACCCCCCTGGGACAGCCACCAACACTGTCCCAGAAATGAGCCACGAGCCCCATCAGGTACTCGGTGCCAGCAAGATGCCAGCGTGTTTTATCCTGGTACGAGGTCCCGACCCCAGGTGGCTGCGCCGgcacagccctgtcccctccccGGCTTGGATGCACCTGGTGGCATCGCTCTTGTCCCCGCCATGGAGGCAGTGCCACCTCACAGGGATGGTCAGGACCAATATATATCTAGTACAAGAAattgactttttaaataatgtttctaCCCAAAGCTTCCTGTAGAAGCAGAGTTTATTCTTGCAAGAAGTGCAATAAATATCTAGTGTTTGCAAAAAATTTCCCCCTGGGTTTTAAATCCAAGCTCATGGCTGCCGtcaggggcagggctgcagtgctGTCAGCCCAGGCCCACTTGGCTGTCAGGCGAGGTTTAGCTCAGCACCCTTTGCTCCCCGGcatcctgcccaggctgccagACCACTGTCATCTCAGGGTCAGGACCAGCACGGAGCGATGGCCCCAGGAGATGCTCCCAGGGAAGATGCCTCAGAGGTGGGACGTGGGACATCGCTGCCACTGACCCTGATTTTTGGGGTGCACCGGTGCGCTGGGGCTGATTGAATCCAGGTggctcagccccacagcaaTGTTTTGGGACGCCTTGGGGAAggttca
This genomic interval from Falco peregrinus isolate bFalPer1 chromosome 2, bFalPer1.pri, whole genome shotgun sequence contains the following:
- the SPHK1 gene encoding sphingosine kinase 1 isoform X1, which translates into the protein MAAGRRAPPEPGGGGAPVLLQGIFGAGPSPGAAPCSLALTARELQVRRPGGSAGPDTALRLADCVGSAAFPAAAAAACFSLVCYPLRGPRWGSPARQRLERTFRVCLGPDAEGNLRIAQAWSRRIRELSVPAVPTQDGDSYGVLPRPCRALVLLNPQSGAGRAIQDFQVVVQPMLAEADIATTVFITERPYHAQEKVRDEDLSQWDTLVIMSGDGLLYEVVNGLMERSDWEDAMKKPLCILPGGSGNALAASINHYAGNDHVAKKKLLTNCTFILCKGLHTQMDLVSLSTASGKRLFSFLGFGWGFISDVDIDSEKYRWLGNARFTLGTLQCLAKLRVYQGRLSYLPAVPEQDTSSAPRDPPLPVTNGQPSHVPPPAGTDVPGSLPNDSLLVPLGQPVPAHWTVVPEEEFVSVYAIYQSHLGTNLLMAPAARLHDGCIHLFYLKAGISRVALLKLFLAMARGTHLDLNCPHLCYVCVRAFRLEPRAATGIMTVDGEALACEPVQGQIHSRLCRILSGS
- the SPHK1 gene encoding sphingosine kinase 1 isoform X2, with translation MLPQLKKPSLGCTTTPPPYALLSLPGDSYGVLPRPCRALVLLNPQSGAGRAIQDFQVVVQPMLAEADIATTVFITERPYHAQEKVRDEDLSQWDTLVIMSGDGLLYEVVNGLMERSDWEDAMKKPLCILPGGSGNALAASINHYAGNDHVAKKKLLTNCTFILCKGLHTQMDLVSLSTASGKRLFSFLGFGWGFISDVDIDSEKYRWLGNARFTLGTLQCLAKLRVYQGRLSYLPAVPEQDTSSAPRDPPLPVTNGQPSHVPPPAGTDVPGSLPNDSLLVPLGQPVPAHWTVVPEEEFVSVYAIYQSHLGTNLLMAPAARLHDGCIHLFYLKAGISRVALLKLFLAMARGTHLDLNCPHLCYVCVRAFRLEPRAATGIMTVDGEALACEPVQGQIHSRLCRILSGS